GGCGGACGCGGCCGATGACCCGGAGTGCCTGGGCGGGCGGGCGCGGGCGGTGCTCGGCGCCGGGCCGCGCGGGCCGCTCGTCGCCGACCTGGTGGCCGACGGCCCGCATCTGCTGATCGAGGGGCCGGCCGGCAGCGGTCGTACGGAGCTGCTGCGGGCCGTGGTGGCCTCGCTGGCCGCCGCCGAGCGGCCGGACCGGCTGGGCGTGGTGCTGGTCGACGGCCGGGACGGCATCGGGACGGGCGCGGCGCGCGGCGAGGGCCTGCGGGTGTGCACCGACATACCGCATGTCACCACGCATCTCGTCGCCAACGACCCGGTGCGCATGCGGGAGTTCGCCCAGTCGCTGACCGCCGAGCTGAAGCGGCGGGCGGAGCTGCTGGGCCGGACGGACTTCACCCAGTGGCACGCGGGGCGTGCGGGGCGTGCGGTGTCGGGCCGTATGGTCGCGCAGCGCACCTCCGCCTCCGGTGACATAGAGGCGCCGCCCAGCTCCACCCTGCGGCTGCGGCCGGGGGCGGCGGGGCGGCAACAGGCCGAGGCGGCGCCGCCGTTGGCGCGGCTCGTGGTCGTCGTCGACGATCTGGACGCACTGGTCTCGCCCGCGCTCGGCTCGCCGGGCCGGCCGGCCGCCGGGTCGGTGATGCGTGCGCTGGAGGCGGTGGCCCGGGACGGCGAGCGGCTCGGGGTGCATCTGGTGGCGGCGGCCGGGACCGGCGGTCGTACGGCGGAGAGCGAGCCCGCGCGGCGGGCGGCCCTGCGGGTCGTGCTCGACGCGCCCCAGCAGGGGCCGGAGGAACCGGCGCCGGGGCGCGGGCTGTTGGCTCACGCGGACGGGCGGGTCACCGGTTTCCAGGGCGGCCGGGTGACGGGCCGGATCCCGCGTACCGCGACCCAGCGACCCACGGTCGTACCGCTGGACTGGCAGCGGATGGGCGACCCGCCGGCCCGCCGGCCCGTGCGGGAGCTGGGCAACGGCCCCACCGACCTGGCTCTGTTGGCGAGCGCGGTGGAGCGGGCGGCCCGGGAGGTATCGGCGGCTCGGGTGCCGTCCCTCCTCTGACCGGCTCAGGTGCCGTCCCCGCCCTGACCTCGCCCCTCCCTCCCGACCGGGATCCGACCGGGATCCGACCCGAATCCGACCCAGATCCGGCCGGACCGGCCCCGTACACCCCCGGTCACGAGCCGGTCACGATGCGCGGGTTGACACCGCAGGCGCTCTTGCCCGCCCCGAGCGGCCCGCGTAGACCGGACCGCACGGGACCGTCTTCTTGGCGTTCGACGCCGTACCAGGATGTCAGGATGTATGGCGACATATCATGACGTACCACGACGTTCAACGGAGAACGACGAACGGGGAAGTGATGCGCAGCAAGAGCAGCACCATCCGGACACACAGGGCCGTCACCACACTCGCCGCGCTGCTGGCCGGAGCCCTCGCGCTCAGCGCCTGCTCCAGCAGCGACAACAAAAGCGGCACCAAGGAGCAGAGCAGCGGGGGGCAGACCCCGGCCGGCTCCACCGTCACCCTGCCGAAGCTGAACGGCGCCCATCTGGAGGTGGCCGCCGTCTGGACCGGCGCCGAGCAGGACAACTTCAAGAAAGTCCTCGCCGAGTTCGAGAAGCGCACCGGCGCGACGGTCACCTTCGTGCCCGCCCAGGACCCGATCATCAACTTCCTCGGTTCGAAGATCGCGGGCGGCCAGCCGCCGGACGTGGCGATGCTGCCGCAGCCCGGCGCCATCAAGCAGGCCGTGCAGCAGAAGTGGGCCAAGCCGCTCGGCCCGGACGCCCTGAAGGAGCTCCAGCAGAACTACTCCCAGGGCTGGCAGAACATCGGCAAGGTCGACGGCAAGCAGTACGGCGTCTACTACAAGGCCGCCAACAAGTCGCTGATCTGGTACAACGCCAAGGTCTTCGAGAACGCGGGTGCCAAGGAGCCGAAGACCTGGAAGGACCTGCTGACGGCGGCGCAGGCGGTGTACGACTCCGGGGTCACCCCGTTCTCGGTGCCGGGCGCGGACGGCTGGCCGCTGACGGACTGGTTCGAGAACGTCTATCTGTCCCAGGCGGGGCCCGAGAAGTACGACCAGCTCACCCAGCACAAGATCAAGTGGACGGATCCCTCGGTCAAGCAGGCCCTCACGACGCTCGCGCAGATCTGGGGCAAGAAGGACTATCTGGCGGGCGGGCAGAACGGCGCGCTGCAGACCGAGTTCCCGGCCTCGGTCACCCAGACCTTCACCGGCGGCGACCAGCCGAAGGCCGCGATGGTCTACGAGGGCGACTTCGTGCAGGTCAACATCGCCGAGACCAAGGCGAAGGTGGGCACGGACGCGAAGGTGTTCCCGTTCCCGGCCGTCGGCGCCACCGCACCCGTGGTCTCCGGCGGTGACGCCGCGGTGATCCTGAAGGACTCCAAGGCCGCGCAGGCCCTGGCCACCTTCCTCGCCTCCCCGGACGCGGCGACGATCCAGGCGAAGCTCGGCGGCTATCTCTCGCCGAACAAGAACGTGCCGATCTCGGCGTATCCGAACGCGGTGCAGCAGAAGATCGCCAAGGCACTCATCGCGTCCGGCGACGACTTCCGCTTCGACATGTCCGACCAGGCCCCGCAGGCCTTCGGCGGCACCCCGGGCAAGGGCGAGTGGAAGGACCTGCAGGACTTCCTGAAGAACCCGGCGGACGTGACGGGCGCGCAGGCGCAGTTGGAGAAGGACGCGGCGGCCGCGTACGGAAACGGGAGCTGATCGGCGATGGCGTCGGCAGCGGCGGCCGGGGCCCCACCGGGCCCCGCCGCACCCCGCGGTCGCAGGAGCGTGACCGGCACCCGAAAGACCGTGGCAGTGCTGTTCCTGCTGCCCGCCCTGGTGCTGCTCGGTGCGCTCGTGGTCTACCCGATCGGGTACTCGCTCATCCGCAGCTTCTACAACGCCTCCGGCGACGGTTTCGCCGGCGTCGACAACTACAGGATGCTCTTCACGGACGACGGGATCCGCACCGCCCTGAAGAACAACGTCGTCTGGGTGGTGTTCGCACCCATGGTCTCCACCGCGCTCGGTCTGATCTTCGCGGTGCTGACCGAACGGGTGCGCTGGGGAACGGCGTTCAAGCTGGTCGTCTTCATGCCGATGGCGATCTCGATGCTGGCGGCCGGGATCATCTTCCGGCTGGTGTACGACCAGGATCCGCACAGGGGGGTCGCGAACGCGGTGTGGGTGGGCGTCCACGACACCTTCGCGCAGTCGTCGGCGTTCCCGAAGGCCCACCCGGGCCGTGAGTCGCCCCTCGTCGCGCAGAACGGCGGCTTCGTCACCAGGGCCACCGTGCACGTCGGTCAGACCGTCACCCTTCCCCTTGTCGGCGTCGCCCCCGAGCAGATGCCGGGCAGTGCGAAGCAGGCCGTGGCGGCCAGGCCGGAGCCGGGGAAGATCACCGGCACCACCTGGCAGGACTTCACGCGCGGCAAGGGCGTGGGACGGCTCGGCGTGCCCGATCCGTCCGAGCTGGGCTATGCCGGGATGCGGATCGAGGCGGTGAAGGACGGCAAGGTGGTCGACGCCACCAAGGCGGCCGACGACGGCACCTTCACGCTGCCCGCGTCCGCCGACGGGGCTCAACTGCGGCTTCCGGCAGGGAACTTCAGGGAGCCGTACAACGGTGTCGAGTGGCTCGGTCCGTCGCTGGTCACCCCGGCGGTCATCGGGGCGTACGTATGGATGTGGGCCGGTTTCGCGATGGTGCTGATCGCGGCCGGGCTCGCGGGTGTGCCCCGGGAGCTGCTGGAGGCGGCGCGGGTGGACGGCGCGACCGAGTGGCAGGTGTTCCGCAAGGTCACCGTGCCGCTGCTCGCACCGGTCCTCGCGGTGGTCACCGTCACGCTGATGATCAACGTGCTGAAGGTGTTCGACCTCGTCTACATCATCGCGCCGGGCTCCTCCCAGGCCGCCGCGAACGTGCTCGCCCTGGAGCTGTACCGCAAGGGCTTCGCGGAGGGCCAGCCGGGCGTCGCGAGCGCGATCGCGGTGCTGCTGCTGGTGCTGGTGGTTCCCGTGGTGCTGTTCAACATTCGTCGGCTGAGGCGGGAGGTGCGGCGATGACGGCGACCGCCGGGAGTGTCACGGAAGCCGGCCCCGTCCAGGCGGTGAAGGCGCGGCAGTCGCTCGGTGCGAAGATCGCCGAGAGGCTGGGCGGCGGTCTGGTCCGGGTGTTCCTGATCGTCGTGGGCCTGTTCTGGCTGGTGCCGACGGTCGGTCTGCTCATCTCCTCGCTGCGCTCGCCGGAGGACATGAGCGCGAGCGGCTGGTGGAAGGTGTTCACCAAGCCCTCCCAACTGACCTTCGACAGCTATCAGAAGCTCCTCGAGAACGGCGACATCACCCACTCCCTCTGGAACACCGTGCTGATCACGGTCCCGGCGACCGTGCTGGTCGTCGTGGTCGGCTCGCTCGCGGGCTACGCGTTCGCGTGGATGGAGTTCCCGGGCCGGGACTGGTGGTTCCTGGGCGTGGTGAGCCTGCTGGTGGTGCCGGTGCAGGTGGCGCTGATCCCGATCGCCGAACTGTTCGGCAGGATCGGCCTGTTCGGGACGATCCTCGGCGTGATCCTGTTCCACACCGGCTTCGGTCTGCCCTTCGCGGTGTTCCTGCTGCGGAACTTCTTCGCGGAGATCCCGCGCGAACTGCTGGAGGCGGCCCGGCTCGACGGCGCCGGTGAACTGCGGCTGTTCGCCCGGGTGGTGATGCCGCTCGGCGGGCCGGCCATCGCGAGCCTCGGCATCTTCCAGTTCCTGTGGGTGTGGAACGACATGCTGGTCGCGCTGGTGTTCACCAAGTCGGGCACCCAGCCGATCACGGTCGCGCTGCAGACGCAGGTACGGCAGTTCGGCAACAACATCGACGTGCTGGCACCCGGCGCGTTCATCTCCATGGTGATCCCGCTGGCCGTGTTCTTCGCGTTCCAGCGGCAGTTCGTGTCGGGGGTGATGGCGGGCGCGGTCAAGTAGCCCGCGTACCCGTGTAACCCGTGTGCGGTACGGCCCGTAGCCCGTATGGCCCTACGGGCCGTAACCAATTCACTCCATCGGCCGTTCCCGGTCAAAGTCCCCGCGCCGACCGACGACCCATGGATGTCCCTTGCCCAGGTTCAGTGTCATTGTCCCCGCGTACAAGGTCCAGGCGTATCTCTCCGAGTGCCTGGACTCGGTGCTCGGGCAGTCGTATCCCGATCTGGAACTCATCGCCGTGGACGACTGCTCCCCGGATGCCTGCGGCGCGATCATCGACGAGTACGCGGCCCGTGACGCGCGCGTGCGGGCCGTGCACCTGGCCGCGAACCAGGGGCTCGGCCGGGCCAGGAACGCGGGGATGGCCGAGGCGAGGGGCGACTATCTGGTCTTCCTGGACAGCGACGACACGCTCACCCCGGACGCGCTGCACGCGATCGCCGACCGGATCAAGGAGTCCGGCGAGCCGGACGTCCTGATGTACGACTACGCGCGCACGTACTGGGACGGCCGGAAGGTGCGCAACCATCTCGCCGCCCAGCTGACCGAGCAGGGCTTGGCGCCGTTCCGGCTGGAGGACCGGCCGGGGCTGCTCGGTGTGCTGATGGTGGCGTGGAACAAGGCCTACCGGCGGGAGTTCGTCGAGGAGCACGGCTTCGTCTTCCCGCCGGGCTACTACGAGGACACCCCCTGGACCTTCCCGGTGCTGATGACGGCGGGGTCGATCGCCACCCTGGACCGGGTGTGCGTGCACTACCGGCAGCGCCGGCAGGGCAGCATCCTCGGCAGCACCAGCCCTCAGCACTTCGATCTGTTCGAGCAGTACGACCGGGTGTTCACGTATGTCGAGCAGCACCCCGGACTGGCGCGGTGGCGGCCGGAGCTGTTCCGCGTCATGGTCGACCACTGTGTGACGGTGTTCGCCAGGCCGGGCCGGCTGCCGCGCGGGAGCCACGGCGAGTTCCTGCGCCGGGCCCGCGCCCACTACCGCCGCTACCGTGTCCCGGGAACCCGGATGCGGCGGCGGAACATCCTGATCCGCTTCGGCCTGCACCGCACCTTCCGAGCGCTCCAGCTGACCTCGGCCGTGCGCCGGCGCACGCTGAAGGCAGTGGTGAAGCTGGCCCGCGCCGTGCGCGCCGGCGCGCTGCGGCTGCACTACCGGATCCAGCTGCGGCTGCCCGTCCGCGCCGACCGGGCGGTGTTCACCGCCGGCGCGGGCCGCGGCCACAGCGGCGATCCGGGCGCCCTGGAGGAGGCGTTCCGCACCCATGCCCCGCATGTGCGGACCGCGTGGATCGCCCGCCCCGAACACCAGCACACGGTCCCGCCCGGCCCGCGCCGGCTGCGGCCCGGCACCGCCGCCTACTGGACGGCGCTGGCCCGCTCCAAGTACCTGGTCACCGACGACATGCTGGACCGGCGGCTGCGCAAGCGGCGCGAGCAGATCGTGATCCAGACCCGGCAGGGCACCCCGCTCAAGCACATGGGCCTGGACCTGCAGGAACGCCCGGCGGCGGCCCGCGGCACCGACTTCGCGGAGCTGCTGCGCGGTGTCGACCAGTGGGACCTCGTCCTGTCCGGCAACCGGCACTCGACCCTGACCTGGGAGCGGGTCTTCCCCGGCCGCTACACGACACTGGAGTACGGCGCCCCGCGCAACGACGCGTTCCAGCGGGCGACCCCGGCGGACGTGGCCCGGCTGCGCGGGCTGCTGGGCATCCCCGAGGGCGCGGTCGCGATCCTGTACGCGCCGACCTTCCGCGATCATCAGCACACCCAGCACCCGCTGCTGGACCTGGACCGGATCGCGCGCCGTCTCGGCCCGCGCTTCGTGATCCTGGCCCGCCCCCACCCCACCCGCGGCGGTCCGCTCGGCACGGGCACCCGGGTCATCGACGTGGGCGGCCAGCCGAGCGTGGAGTCCCTCTGTCTGGCCTCGGACGCCCTGCTCACCGACTATTCGTCGCTCATGTTCGACTACGCAGGCCTGGACCGGCCGATCGTGGTGCACACCGCCGACTGGCAGGCCTACCGGGCCTCCCGCGGGGCCTACTTCGACCTGCGCGCCTTCCCGCCGGGCGCGGTCGCGCGCACCGAGGACGAGCTGATCGACATCTTCGCGACCGGCCACTGGCGCGGCTCGCGCTCGGCGCAGCTGCGGGCGGCGTTCCGGGAGCGGTTCTGCCCGTACGACGACGGACGCGCCGCCGAGCGGGTCGTACGGCATGTGGTGCTGGGCGACCACGGTCTGCCGTCGGTGGTACCGGTCGAGGAGCGCACCCCGGCGCCGTCGGCCTGCGCGCGCTCTCCGCTGGCCACCGTGCCGCGACCTTCCGGTTCCTTCCCCGTCACCGAGAGGCGGTGAACACCGTTGTTCTCTCCGGAAGTCCCCCTGCCCCTCGGCTCGACGCGGCCCACTCCGAGCCGGCCGTCCACCTGGCGTCCGGCGGGACGGCCCGGTCGCGTGCCCGGCCGGGTACGCAGGACGACAGAGGGTACGAAATGTCCCGCTTCAGCGTTATCGTCCCCGCGCAGAGGGTGGCCGCCCGGCTGTCCCTGGCGCTGGACTCGGTTCTCGGCCAGTCCTTCGGCGATCTGCAGCTGATCCCGGTCTGCGACGCCCCCGACTCCCCGGCCGCCGCGGTGGCCGCCGGATTCGTGGAGCGCGCCTACCCGGCCCGCTACACCTCGCTGGACTACGGCTACCCGCGCAACGACGTCTTCTACTCGGCCACGGCCGCCGACGTCCGCGCCGCCCGTGAACGCCTCGGCATCCCGCGCGGCAAGACGGCCGTCCTGTACGCCCCGACCCACCGCGACTACGAGGCCGGCTTCACTCCGCGGCTGGACCTCGCCGAACTCGCCGACCGGCTCGGCGACAACACGGTCCTGCTGGTGCGCGCCCACTACTTCTACGGCGGCGCGGCCTCCCCGCTGACCGGACTGCGCCGCTCCGGCCGGATCATCGACGTCTCCTCCTACGACCCCGTCGAGGAGCTGTGCCTGGCCGCCGACGCGCTGGTCACCGACTACTCGTCGATCATGTTCGACTACGCGAACCCGGACCGGCCGATCGTGGTGCACACCGACGACTGACCCGCGTTCACCGCGGGCCGGGGCGCCTCCGTCGACATCACCGCCGAGGCGCCGGGCCATGTCGCGTACTCCTACCGGGAGTTGGCCTGGCTGTACGCCTCGGGGTGCCGGCGGGACGAGGAGTCGGCACGGCCGCGGGCCGGCTTCCGGGCCCGGTACTGCGAGTTCGACGACGGCCGGGCCGCCGAGCGGGTCGTACGGACGCTGCTGCGGGGCGAGCCGATGCCGGAGCCGGGCGCGGTACGGATCCCGGAGCAGGCGGCCGAGCGGGATGCCCTGACGCCGGCGTAGGGAGGTACACCGAGGGGGCTGGTGCAGGCGTGGCACCAGCCCCCTCGGCATGCGCGGGTTACTCGATGACGAGGTCGACGTCGATGTTGCCGCGGGTGGCGTTGGAGTAGGGGCAGACCTGGTGGGCGGTCTCGACCAGCTTGCGGCCGGTCTCCTGGTCCACGGTGTCGGGCAGCTCGACGCGGAGCGTCACCTTCAGCCCGAAGCCCTCGCCCTGCTTGCCGATGCCGACCTCGGCGGTCACCGCCGCGTCGCTGACGTCCACCTTCGCCTGCCGGCCGACGAGGCCGAGGGCACTGCCGAAGCAGGCGGCGTAACCGGCGGCGAAGAGCTGCTCGGGGTTAGTGCCCTCGCCGTTGCCGCCCAGCTCCACCGGCGGGGCCAGCTTCAGGTCGATCTTGCCGTCGGAGGAGATGGCGCGGCCGTCCCGGCCGTGGGTGGCGGTGGCGACTGCGGTGTAGAGCGCGTCCATGGTGACCCGTCCTTCTCGATGTTCTCGATGCGGTGTCCGTTGCGGGCTTGCGAGTACAAGTAGAGCACACAATTTAGTTGTGTACAATTTAATGGACCGCAAGAGCTACCCTGGACCCATGACCGCCTCGCCCACCTCCTCCGCTGACACCGACTGGCTCCGCCTGGACAGCCAGATCTGCTTCTCGCTGCACGCCGCTTCCCGTGCCTTCAACGGTGTCTACCGCGTGATCCTCAAGGACCTCGGGCTCACCTACCCGCAGTACCTGCTGATGCTGGTGCTGTGGGAACAGGACGAGCTGCCCGTCAAGACGCTCGGCGAGCATCTGCGGCTCGACTCCGGCACGCTGTCCCCGCTGGTCAAGCGGCTGGAGGGGGCGGGTCTGGTACGCCGGGAGCGCAGCGCGCAGGACGAGCGCTCGGTGCGGGTCCGGCTCACCGAGGAGGGCGCGGCGCTGCGCGAGCGGGCCCTTCAGGTGCCGCGCCGCATCATGGGCGCGACCGGCTTCGACCTGGAGGAGATCGCCGACCTGCGCGAACGCCTCGACCGGCTCACGACGGCACTGGACGCGGCGGCGGTGGCGGAAGCGGGACGCGAGGCGGGCCGGCCGACGCGGGAGCTGGACGCGCGGGCAGGGGATTGACGGCGCGCGGACCGGTGAGGGGTCAATCGACGGGAAGTGGATCGACGGGGAGTGGACTGCGGACGTACAGCCGTACGGCCGTCCCGTCCCGCAGGACCGGCTCCTGCCCGGTGAAATCCCGGTTCAGCACGGCGAGTTTGGCCCGCTCGACCGGGTTGCGCGGGGTCCCGTGCCCGGCGAGCAGATCATGGTCCGCCACGACCCACACCCGGTCCAGCCGCGCCAGCCGCCGCCGCACCTCACGCGGCCCGGCCTCGCGCCCGTACAGCGTCCCCGACTCGGCCGGCCCCGCCACCAGCGCCACATCCCGCACCCCGCGGAACGCCCGTGGATAGGCGAGGGCCACATTCCGCACATCCTCCGGCAGAAACACCACCGCGTCCCCACCCCCCAACTCCCGCCCCACCACCCGCGAAACGGCCCCCAGATCATCGGCCCGGCTCCCGGGGTCCCGGTCGGCCCGGAGAAGCGGCAGCTGATGAAGAAAGCCGAGCGCGACGGCGAGAACACCGGCGAGGGTGACGAGAGGGGACTGCGGGAGGAGGTGTGACTGGGAGTGCAACCGGGGGTGCAACCGGGAGTGCCCTTCACGGCCACCGGAGCACAGCCGCCCCACCACCCCCGCCACCCGCTCAGCCCCCGCGGCCACCACCAACGGCGCCCCGCTCAACGCGTACAGCACATACCGGTCGACATACAGCGGCGAGACCTGGGACGCCAGCATCAACACCGCAGGGGGGACCACCGTCAACGGCACCCCCACCCCCACAAGGGTGACTTCCCCCCGCCGCCCCACCAACCCCGCCAGCCCCACCAAGGCGAGCCCCAGACACACCTCGTACACCCCACCCGCAGGCCCGAGAAACCCCCGCAACAGCCCTTCGGCCGTATCCGCCGTAGGCCTCCGCAGCCACGCCACCTGCGCCGCCTGCCCCCGCGACACGAGCACCATCGGCAGCAGCGAGACCACGACCCCGCCCGCCGCGCACCCCCAGCCCCGCCACGCCCTCCCCACCCGAGCAAGCGCCAGCGACCCCGCGTGGGCGCACAGCAGCAGCACCGCGAACTCGTGCAGCCAGCAGGTGAGGCCGAGGACCGCGCCGTACGCCCACCAGTCCCGCCGGGAACCCCCCTGCACAGCCCGTACGAACAGCAGCGTCGCACCGGTGGCCCCGGCCGCGACCAGGGCGTACGAGCGGCCCTCCTGCGCATAGTGGCCGGCCATCGGTGCACCGGCGTAGAGCAGTCCGGCCCACAGCCCGACGCGCGGCCGGGCCAGCCGGGTGCCGAGCGCCGCCACCAGCCCGGCCGTCACCGCCGCCGCGCACACCGACGGCAGCCGCAGCACGACCTCGCCGGGGTGGACGGCGAGGACGGCGTGCATGAGGAGGTAGTACAGACCGTGCACGGCGTCCACGTCGTGCAGCAGCAGCCAGATCTGCGGCACCGTTCGCCGCCCGACCTGGAAACTGACGGCTTCGTCGCGCCACATCCCGTCCCGGTCGAGCCCCCAGAGCCCGACCGCGAGCATCGCCCCACCGGCCGGTACGACGGCTGTGGCTGCAGCTACCCTGTGCGGCTGCGGTTTCCGAGGAAGCCCGACGTTCACCACGGCCCGTTCTTTTACGATTAACCATCTTTTAACGGTTATTACGGCGTATCGAAATCGATACACCATCCGCGCCGCTTAGGCTCCCATGCGATGAACCGTCTCCGTGTCACCTCCGGTCCGGTCCACGCCCTCGCCGCACTCTGGCTCACCACGCGTGGCCTGATGCTGTGGCTGCTCCTCCACGACAGCCCCCCGCTGCTCGGCGGCGGCTCGGTGGCGGGTGAGGTGTCACGGCTGTACGCCTCCTGGTACGACATCCTCGTACACGGTTCCTTCCCGGCGCACGACACCCTCTGGCAGTACCCGCCGGGCGCGGGCGCGGTGCTGCTGGCGCCGGGCCTGCTGCCGGGGCTGTCGTACTTCCAGGCGTTCGTGGCGTTCACGCTGGCCACGGACGCGCTGGTGGCGGCGGCCCTGGTGCGCGCGGGCAGGCGGCCCGGGCGCAGCCTGCTCGGCGCGGCCCTGTGGACCGCCGGTCTGCCGCTGCTGCTGCACATCCCGCTCGCCCGCTACGACGTCCAGGTCACCGCCCTGGCCGTGCTCTCCCTGCTGGCGCTCGGCCGCTTCCCGCGCGCGGGCGGGGTGCTCGCGGCGCTGGGCGCGCTGGTGAAGGTGTGGCCGGCGCTGGTGCTGCTGGGCACGCCCCGCGGGCGGGCGACGCGCGGGGCGTGGGGGTGGGCGGCGGGCGCCGGGTTCGCCACGCTCGCCCTCTTCGCCGTGTCGTTCGAGCATCCGCTGTCCTTTCTGCGGGAGCAGGGCGGGCGCGGGGTGCAGATCGAGTCGCTCGGCGGTACGGCGCTGAGCCTGGCGCGGCACGCCGGCTGGCCGGGCGGGCCGCGCTTCCAGT
The genomic region above belongs to Streptomyces sp. CG1 and contains:
- a CDS encoding ABC transporter substrate-binding protein — encoded protein: MRSKSSTIRTHRAVTTLAALLAGALALSACSSSDNKSGTKEQSSGGQTPAGSTVTLPKLNGAHLEVAAVWTGAEQDNFKKVLAEFEKRTGATVTFVPAQDPIINFLGSKIAGGQPPDVAMLPQPGAIKQAVQQKWAKPLGPDALKELQQNYSQGWQNIGKVDGKQYGVYYKAANKSLIWYNAKVFENAGAKEPKTWKDLLTAAQAVYDSGVTPFSVPGADGWPLTDWFENVYLSQAGPEKYDQLTQHKIKWTDPSVKQALTTLAQIWGKKDYLAGGQNGALQTEFPASVTQTFTGGDQPKAAMVYEGDFVQVNIAETKAKVGTDAKVFPFPAVGATAPVVSGGDAAVILKDSKAAQALATFLASPDAATIQAKLGGYLSPNKNVPISAYPNAVQQKIAKALIASGDDFRFDMSDQAPQAFGGTPGKGEWKDLQDFLKNPADVTGAQAQLEKDAAAAYGNGS
- a CDS encoding carbohydrate ABC transporter permease, giving the protein MASAAAAGAPPGPAAPRGRRSVTGTRKTVAVLFLLPALVLLGALVVYPIGYSLIRSFYNASGDGFAGVDNYRMLFTDDGIRTALKNNVVWVVFAPMVSTALGLIFAVLTERVRWGTAFKLVVFMPMAISMLAAGIIFRLVYDQDPHRGVANAVWVGVHDTFAQSSAFPKAHPGRESPLVAQNGGFVTRATVHVGQTVTLPLVGVAPEQMPGSAKQAVAARPEPGKITGTTWQDFTRGKGVGRLGVPDPSELGYAGMRIEAVKDGKVVDATKAADDGTFTLPASADGAQLRLPAGNFREPYNGVEWLGPSLVTPAVIGAYVWMWAGFAMVLIAAGLAGVPRELLEAARVDGATEWQVFRKVTVPLLAPVLAVVTVTLMINVLKVFDLVYIIAPGSSQAAANVLALELYRKGFAEGQPGVASAIAVLLLVLVVPVVLFNIRRLRREVRR
- a CDS encoding carbohydrate ABC transporter permease; translated protein: MTATAGSVTEAGPVQAVKARQSLGAKIAERLGGGLVRVFLIVVGLFWLVPTVGLLISSLRSPEDMSASGWWKVFTKPSQLTFDSYQKLLENGDITHSLWNTVLITVPATVLVVVVGSLAGYAFAWMEFPGRDWWFLGVVSLLVVPVQVALIPIAELFGRIGLFGTILGVILFHTGFGLPFAVFLLRNFFAEIPRELLEAARLDGAGELRLFARVVMPLGGPAIASLGIFQFLWVWNDMLVALVFTKSGTQPITVALQTQVRQFGNNIDVLAPGAFISMVIPLAVFFAFQRQFVSGVMAGAVK
- a CDS encoding CDP-glycerol glycerophosphotransferase family protein; this translates as MPRFSVIVPAYKVQAYLSECLDSVLGQSYPDLELIAVDDCSPDACGAIIDEYAARDARVRAVHLAANQGLGRARNAGMAEARGDYLVFLDSDDTLTPDALHAIADRIKESGEPDVLMYDYARTYWDGRKVRNHLAAQLTEQGLAPFRLEDRPGLLGVLMVAWNKAYRREFVEEHGFVFPPGYYEDTPWTFPVLMTAGSIATLDRVCVHYRQRRQGSILGSTSPQHFDLFEQYDRVFTYVEQHPGLARWRPELFRVMVDHCVTVFARPGRLPRGSHGEFLRRARAHYRRYRVPGTRMRRRNILIRFGLHRTFRALQLTSAVRRRTLKAVVKLARAVRAGALRLHYRIQLRLPVRADRAVFTAGAGRGHSGDPGALEEAFRTHAPHVRTAWIARPEHQHTVPPGPRRLRPGTAAYWTALARSKYLVTDDMLDRRLRKRREQIVIQTRQGTPLKHMGLDLQERPAAARGTDFAELLRGVDQWDLVLSGNRHSTLTWERVFPGRYTTLEYGAPRNDAFQRATPADVARLRGLLGIPEGAVAILYAPTFRDHQHTQHPLLDLDRIARRLGPRFVILARPHPTRGGPLGTGTRVIDVGGQPSVESLCLASDALLTDYSSLMFDYAGLDRPIVVHTADWQAYRASRGAYFDLRAFPPGAVARTEDELIDIFATGHWRGSRSAQLRAAFRERFCPYDDGRAAERVVRHVVLGDHGLPSVVPVEERTPAPSACARSPLATVPRPSGSFPVTERR
- a CDS encoding organic hydroperoxide resistance protein, with the translated sequence MDALYTAVATATHGRDGRAISSDGKIDLKLAPPVELGGNGEGTNPEQLFAAGYAACFGSALGLVGRQAKVDVSDAAVTAEVGIGKQGEGFGLKVTLRVELPDTVDQETGRKLVETAHQVCPYSNATRGNIDVDLVIE
- a CDS encoding MarR family winged helix-turn-helix transcriptional regulator — protein: MTASPTSSADTDWLRLDSQICFSLHAASRAFNGVYRVILKDLGLTYPQYLLMLVLWEQDELPVKTLGEHLRLDSGTLSPLVKRLEGAGLVRRERSAQDERSVRVRLTEEGAALRERALQVPRRIMGATGFDLEEIADLRERLDRLTTALDAAAVAEAGREAGRPTRELDARAGD
- a CDS encoding glycosyltransferase family 39 protein gives rise to the protein MLAVGLWGLDRDGMWRDEAVSFQVGRRTVPQIWLLLHDVDAVHGLYYLLMHAVLAVHPGEVVLRLPSVCAAAVTAGLVAALGTRLARPRVGLWAGLLYAGAPMAGHYAQEGRSYALVAAGATGATLLFVRAVQGGSRRDWWAYGAVLGLTCWLHEFAVLLLCAHAGSLALARVGRAWRGWGCAAGGVVVSLLPMVLVSRGQAAQVAWLRRPTADTAEGLLRGFLGPAGGVYEVCLGLALVGLAGLVGRRGEVTLVGVGVPLTVVPPAVLMLASQVSPLYVDRYVLYALSGAPLVVAAGAERVAGVVGRLCSGGREGHSRLHPRLHSQSHLLPQSPLVTLAGVLAVALGFLHQLPLLRADRDPGSRADDLGAVSRVVGRELGGGDAVVFLPEDVRNVALAYPRAFRGVRDVALVAGPAESGTLYGREAGPREVRRRLARLDRVWVVADHDLLAGHGTPRNPVERAKLAVLNRDFTGQEPVLRDGTAVRLYVRSPLPVDPLPVD
- a CDS encoding glycosyltransferase 87 family protein codes for the protein MNRLRVTSGPVHALAALWLTTRGLMLWLLLHDSPPLLGGGSVAGEVSRLYASWYDILVHGSFPAHDTLWQYPPGAGAVLLAPGLLPGLSYFQAFVAFTLATDALVAAALVRAGRRPGRSLLGAALWTAGLPLLLHIPLARYDVQVTALAVLSLLALGRFPRAGGVLAALGALVKVWPALVLLGTPRGRATRGAWGWAAGAGFATLALFAVSFEHPLSFLREQGGRGVQIESLGGTALSLARHAGWPGGPRFQYGAVELVGPHVHAVATASLALTAVSFALLVLWRVRARRWSEATPFDAALCAVLLFTVTSRVISPQYMIWLVGLAAVCVTSRHTSQRPVAALVLAATALTTLEFPMRYGDVVDGTWTGCLLMLARNGILAAAAVLSFVRLWRATRPDGKSLPATEPRPGSDRLPDRTLSFS